One region of Chlamydia psittaci 6BC genomic DNA includes:
- a CDS encoding co-chaperone GroES → MSDQATTFRIKPLGDRILVKREEEDSTSRGGIILPDTAKKKQDRAQVLALGTGKRDKDGQVLPFEVKVGDTVLIDKYAGQELTMDGEEYVIVQESEVMAVLN, encoded by the coding sequence ATGTCAGATCAAGCAACGACCTTTAGGATTAAGCCCCTGGGCGATAGAATTTTAGTGAAAAGAGAAGAAGAAGATTCTACATCGCGCGGCGGCATCATTTTACCTGATACAGCAAAGAAAAAACAAGACCGAGCACAAGTGCTAGCCTTAGGAACAGGGAAGCGTGATAAAGACGGTCAAGTCCTACCTTTTGAAGTTAAAGTAGGTGACACTGTTTTAATAGATAAATACGCGGGACAAGAACTTACCATGGATGGTGAGGAGTACGTCATTGTTCAAGAAAGCGAAGTTATGGCAGTTCTCAATTAA
- the groL gene encoding chaperonin GroEL (60 kDa chaperone family; promotes refolding of misfolded polypeptides especially under stressful conditions; forms two stacked rings of heptamers to form a barrel-shaped 14mer; ends can be capped by GroES; misfolded proteins enter the barrel where they are refolded when GroES binds) — MAAKNIKYNEDARKKIHKGVKTLAEAVKVTLGPKGRHVVIDKSFGSPQVTKDGVTVAKEIELEDKHENMGAQMVKEVASKTADKAGDGTTTATVLAEAIYSEGLRNVTAGANPMDLKRGIDKAVKVVVDQIKKISKPVQHHKEIAQVATISANNDSEIGNLIAEAMEKVGKNGSITVEEAKGFETVLDVVEGMNFNRGYLSSYFSTNPETQECVLEEALVLIYDKKISGIKDFLPVLQQVAESGRPLLIIAEDIEGEALATLVVNRLRAGFRVCAVKAPGFGDRRKAMLEDIAILTGGQLISEELGMKLENTTLSMLGKAKKVIVSKEDTTIVEGLGNKEDIEARCENIKKQIEDSTSDYDKEKLQERLAKLSGGVAVIRVGAATEIEMKEKKDRVDDAQHATLAAVEEGILPGGGTALVRCIPTLEAFIPVLTNEDEQIGARIVLKALSAPLKQIAANAGKEGAIICQQVLSRSSNEGYDALRDAYTDMIEAGILDPTKVTRCALESAASVAGLLLTTEALIADIPEEKSSSVPAMPGAGMDY, encoded by the coding sequence ATGGCAGCAAAAAATATTAAATATAACGAAGACGCCAGAAAAAAAATCCATAAGGGAGTTAAAACTCTTGCAGAAGCTGTAAAGGTAACCTTAGGTCCTAAAGGACGCCATGTGGTTATCGATAAAAGCTTTGGTTCTCCTCAAGTTACAAAAGACGGTGTAACTGTCGCCAAAGAAATTGAGCTCGAAGACAAACACGAGAACATGGGAGCTCAAATGGTTAAAGAAGTCGCTAGCAAAACTGCAGATAAAGCTGGTGACGGAACTACAACAGCTACTGTTCTTGCTGAAGCTATCTACAGTGAAGGATTGAGAAATGTGACTGCAGGCGCCAATCCTATGGACCTCAAGAGAGGAATTGATAAAGCTGTAAAAGTCGTTGTAGATCAAATCAAAAAAATTAGCAAACCTGTACAACATCATAAAGAAATAGCTCAAGTAGCCACCATTTCTGCTAACAACGATTCTGAAATTGGTAATCTCATCGCCGAAGCCATGGAAAAAGTTGGAAAAAATGGCTCCATTACTGTTGAGGAAGCTAAAGGTTTCGAAACTGTTCTCGATGTTGTTGAAGGTATGAATTTCAACCGAGGATACCTTTCTAGCTACTTCTCTACAAATCCTGAGACACAAGAATGTGTGTTAGAAGAAGCTCTTGTGCTTATCTACGACAAAAAAATTTCCGGAATTAAAGATTTCCTTCCAGTTTTACAACAGGTAGCAGAATCCGGACGTCCCCTATTAATTATTGCTGAAGATATCGAAGGCGAAGCTCTAGCTACTTTAGTAGTCAACAGACTACGTGCAGGATTCAGAGTCTGCGCAGTTAAAGCTCCTGGATTTGGTGATAGAAGAAAAGCTATGTTAGAAGACATTGCTATCTTAACCGGTGGCCAACTTATCAGCGAAGAGCTTGGTATGAAGCTTGAAAACACCACTTTATCCATGCTAGGAAAAGCTAAGAAAGTCATCGTTTCTAAAGAAGACACAACAATTGTTGAAGGTCTCGGAAACAAAGAAGATATCGAAGCTCGATGCGAAAATATCAAAAAACAAATCGAAGACAGCACTTCTGACTACGATAAAGAAAAACTCCAAGAACGTTTAGCAAAACTTTCTGGAGGCGTAGCTGTAATCCGTGTAGGAGCTGCTACAGAAATTGAAATGAAAGAGAAAAAAGACCGAGTAGATGACGCTCAACATGCAACTCTTGCTGCAGTTGAAGAAGGAATCTTGCCTGGTGGTGGTACAGCTTTAGTTCGTTGTATCCCTACTTTAGAAGCTTTCATTCCTGTTCTTACAAATGAAGATGAACAAATCGGAGCACGTATTGTTCTTAAAGCATTATCCGCTCCTTTAAAACAAATCGCAGCAAATGCTGGTAAAGAAGGTGCTATCATCTGCCAACAAGTGCTCTCTCGCTCTTCTAACGAAGGCTACGATGCTTTACGCGATGCTTACACCGATATGATTGAAGCAGGAATTCTCGACCCAACTAAAGTCACACGTTGTGCTTTAGAAAGCGCAGCTTCTGTAGCTGGCCTTCTATTAACAACAGAAGCTTTAATTGCTGATATTCCTGAAGAGAAATCCTCTTCTGTTCCAGCAATGCCAGGCGCAGGAATGGATTATTAA